TCTGCCGGCGAGGCATCCGGCGACATGTACGGAGCCGTGCTCGCAAGAGAAATCTCCGCTCTTGATTTTAAAACCGCGTTTATCGGCATGGGCGGACCGGGAATGCGTGCTGCCGGTGTCGAGACAGTGGTCGACGCCAACGAAATGGCTGTGGTCGGACTGGTAGAGGTGATTGCCCATTTTCCGGTTATCGTCAAGGCCTTCAACACGCTCAAAAACATCCTGCATTCGGATCCGCCGGACCTCCTCATCCTTATCGATTACCCCGATTTTAACCTGCGCCTGGCCAAGGTTGCCAAAAAGGCCGGTGTGAAGGTTCTTTACTTCATCAGTCCACAGGTCTGGGCATGGCGGGCCGGGCGGGTGAAGAAAATAGGCCGCGTGATAGATCAAATGGCGGTGCTGTTTCCCTTTGAGGTGCCATACTACGAAAGGGAGCAGGTGCCGGTTACCTTCGTCGGGCACCCACTGCTGGATATGGTCCGTCCCACCATGACGAAGGCTGAGGCAACGACCAAATTCGGTCTGGCCGATGGGCGGAGGGTGATCGGCCTCTTTCCGGGCAGCCGGCGCGGTGAAATAAAAAGTCTGTTTCCGGTGATCCTTCAGTCAGCGCGCCTGCTCAAGGATCGTCACCCCGACATTGAATTCGTCCTGCCCCTGGCATCAAGCCTGAAGAGGGAAGAGCTCCAGCCGTCATTGGATGCCAGTGGGCTTGAGATAAAGGTGGTGGAAAATGCCACCCATGATGTGATACAGGTCTGTGATGCCATCATCACCGTTTCGGGAACGGTAACCATGGAGATAGCCA
This region of Geotalea daltonii FRC-32 genomic DNA includes:
- the lpxB gene encoding lipid-A-disaccharide synthase; the protein is MISAGEASGDMYGAVLAREISALDFKTAFIGMGGPGMRAAGVETVVDANEMAVVGLVEVIAHFPVIVKAFNTLKNILHSDPPDLLILIDYPDFNLRLAKVAKKAGVKVLYFISPQVWAWRAGRVKKIGRVIDQMAVLFPFEVPYYEREQVPVTFVGHPLLDMVRPTMTKAEATTKFGLADGRRVIGLFPGSRRGEIKSLFPVILQSARLLKDRHPDIEFVLPLASSLKREELQPSLDASGLEIKVVENATHDVIQVCDAIITVSGTVTMEIAILGVPMVIIYKVSPFTYAVGKRLIKVDHIGICNIVAGERAVKELIQHDAEPEKIAAEITAILEDTEYAIKIRKSLAAVPAKLGSGGALHRVAQLALSLMRENEKT